A genome region from Erigeron canadensis isolate Cc75 chromosome 3, C_canadensis_v1, whole genome shotgun sequence includes the following:
- the LOC122593962 gene encoding uncharacterized protein LOC122593962, whose amino-acid sequence MKSLCNIMVLFLVVITNTGLLSCTHSNNDQEILMVVDDDNPSTQQMEQTIQAENRLVQTAGRFKLEDGKYSLKRLRMKGRENTCVDIDQPCGLFDYCCDGLHCDGTIDGRCRQGRDEDCVGLDQPCGALDHCCNDLHCDGFIKGRCKAADYCIPIGDSCTPSRVPCCDAGICDGPIFGKCRAMDYCLPTGSSCMGSPFQCCSRACVFWLSSYHCL is encoded by the exons ATGAAGAGTCTCTGTAATATAATGGTGCTCTTTCTAGTTGTTATCACGAACACGGGCTTGCTTTCGTGTACTCACTCCAACAATGATCAAGAGATCTTGATGGTCGTTGACGACGATAATCCATCGACTCAACAGATGGAGCAGACGATTCAG GCCGAAAATCGTCTAGTTCAAACTGCAGGGCGATTCAAGTTGGAAGATGGGAAGTACTCATTGAAACGTTTGCGGATGAAAGGGAGAGAGAATACTTGCGTTGACATTGACCAGCCATGTGGGTTGTTTGACTATTGCTGCGATGGCTTACATTGTGACGGGACAATTGACGGAAGATGCCGGCAAGGCCGAGACGAGGATTGTGTTGGCCTTGACCAGCCATGTGGGGCGCTTGACCATTGCTGCAATGACTTACATTGTGACGGTTTTATTAAGGGTAGATGCAAAGCCGCGGATTACTGCATACCTATAGGGGATTCTTGCACCCCATCCCGCGTCCCATGTTGCGATGCTGGCATCTGTGACGGGCCTATCTTCGGAAAATGCAGAGCCATGGACTACTGCTTACCTACTGGGAGTTCATGCATGGGTTCACCTTTTCAATGTTGTTCTCGTGCTTGTGTTTTCTGGTTATCAAGCTATCATTGCTtgtga